A window of bacterium contains these coding sequences:
- a CDS encoding LexA family transcriptional regulator, with protein sequence MPSRKEIADAQPISIKQEEEKVELKFVGDITAGFPSPAEEELFENISLEEWLIRNPTSTFLVKVYGESMIEAGILPGDFVLVDRSLAPKNGDIVIAEVDGEWTMKYFRKQRGEILLVPANPRYPPIKPTESLNIFGVVIGVVRKYR encoded by the coding sequence ATGCCTTCAAGGAAGGAAATAGCAGATGCTCAACCCATATCAATAAAGCAGGAAGAGGAAAAGGTTGAGTTAAAGTTCGTCGGAGATATAACCGCTGGTTTCCCCTCCCCAGCGGAGGAGGAACTTTTTGAAAACATCTCCCTAGAAGAATGGCTCATAAGAAATCCTACCTCCACATTTCTCGTTAAAGTCTATGGCGAATCAATGATAGAGGCGGGTATATTGCCCGGCGATTTCGTCTTAGTTGATAGGAGCCTTGCTCCCAAAAACGGCGATATCGTCATTGCAGAAGTAGATGGCGAATGGACGATGAAGTATTTCCGCAAACAAAGGGGAGAGATACTCCTCGTCCCAGCCAACCCACGCTATCCTCCAATCAAACCAACCGAAAGTCTCAATATCTTCGGAGTCGTAATAGGAGTGGTGAGGAAATATAGATGA
- the ychF gene encoding redox-regulated ATPase YchF: MLRVGIVGLPNAGKTTFFNALTQSSAEAAPYPFTTIDPNRAIVPIPDERLDVLAKIFSQEVVKPATIEFVDVAGLVKGAHEGEGLGNQFLAQLREVDAIVHIIRFFSDPQIPHIEGTIDPKRDFEIINTELLYADLETIERRIERIRKKPGEKEREELRVLELLKEHIGKGNWAITFNAYEKAKEVISGLFLLTSKPCLIVANMDEEQIVKGEMTEIDGFQAIPICAKLEADILAFSPEERKEYLEMMGIKETGLVKILKECYRMLGLITFYTGVGKELRAWPIKEGTTAWEAAGKIHSDIQKGFVKAEVISFDELVKVGSWATAKEKGIVRIEGKSYVMKDGDIAYFRFQP; encoded by the coding sequence ATGTTAAGAGTGGGGATAGTGGGTTTGCCGAACGCGGGGAAAACGACCTTTTTCAACGCCCTAACTCAATCATCCGCTGAAGCTGCCCCCTACCCTTTCACAACAATAGACCCAAATAGGGCAATCGTCCCAATCCCTGATGAGCGTCTTGATGTGCTGGCGAAAATATTCTCTCAGGAGGTGGTTAAGCCAGCAACAATTGAGTTCGTTGATGTAGCCGGCTTGGTGAAGGGGGCACACGAGGGTGAAGGATTGGGAAATCAGTTTCTCGCCCAATTGAGAGAGGTGGACGCTATAGTTCACATAATAAGATTCTTCTCCGACCCCCAAATCCCCCATATTGAGGGAACGATAGACCCCAAAAGGGATTTTGAGATAATAAATACCGAGCTTCTTTACGCCGATTTGGAAACCATAGAGAGGAGGATAGAAAGGATAAGGAAGAAACCAGGCGAGAAGGAAAGGGAGGAATTGAGAGTCTTGGAACTCCTCAAGGAGCATATAGGGAAAGGGAATTGGGCTATCACCTTCAACGCATATGAGAAGGCGAAAGAAGTGATTTCCGGTCTTTTCCTCTTAACCTCCAAGCCCTGCTTAATAGTAGCCAATATGGATGAGGAACAGATTGTGAAGGGCGAGATGACGGAGATTGATGGATTTCAAGCCATACCCATATGCGCCAAATTGGAAGCGGATATCCTCGCCTTCTCTCCCGAGGAAAGAAAGGAATACCTTGAGATGATGGGCATCAAGGAAACAGGGCTTGTGAAGATTTTGAAGGAATGCTATCGCATGTTGGGGTTGATTACTTTTTATACGGGTGTGGGAAAGGAATTAAGAGCTTGGCCAATCAAGGAAGGGACGACGGCTTGGGAGGCGGCGGGGAAGATTCATTCAGACATCCAGAAAGGGTTCGTTAAAGCAGAAGTTATATCCTTTGATGAGCTTGTCAAGGTGGGTTCTTGGGCTACTGCGAAAGAAAAGGGAATCGTGAGGATTGAAGGGAAAAGTTATGTGATGAAGGACGGAGATATCGCCTACTTTCGCTTCCAACCATAG